tacctacctacgtgtctgtctacctgtctgtctgtcaggtgCGTGATAAGATGGAGCGTCAGGGCGTCCAGGTGAAGAAGCTGGAGGCCAACCACGCCCACCTGATCAGCAGGAACAACTTCAAGGTCCTCATCTTCCAGGTAACCATGAGAACCAACCtccagggggggggggtcctcagCTTCCAggtaaccatgacaaccagcCTCCGGGGGCATGACTATAACAGTTTTCCAGACAGTCtctgtttttctgttatttCCTTATTTGGTCGTCAGCGTTGCTGCAGGAAGCCAACTGtggaaacacagaaacagagagcctggttgtcatggttaccACATAAAGTCAGCTGTTCTCAGGTCTGAAACTGTTTAGTTCAGGATTTAAACTGTCTCAGatagatacagacagacaggtagacagacaggtagagagagagacacaaagacagacagacaagtagagagacagacagacagacagacagacagacagacagacagggagaaagatagacagacagacagactgacagacacagacagagagacagacagactaaaGTAAATGCAGTAACTGAGAACACGATGTTCCTGTTCTCTCTCCAGCTGTTATCTCACCAACACGCCACATTCCTGTCCTCCCCAAAATACCCAGAAttcctcagtgtgtgagagGGTTTCTCTGTCAGCTGATCAGAGAGAGCCTTTAGGGTTCTACTAAGGAGACTAGTTGACCTGTAGGGTCCTACTAAGGAGACTAGTTGACCTTTAGGGTTCTACTAAGGAGACTAGTTGACCTTTAGGGTTCTACTAAGGAGACTAGTTGACCTGTAGGGTCCTACTAAGGAGACTAGTTGACCTTTAGGGTCCTACTAAGGAGACTAGTTGACCTGTAGGGTCCTACTAAGGAGACTAGTTGACCTGTAGGGCCCTATTAAGGAGACTAGTTGACCTTTAGGGTTCTACTAAGGAGACTAGTTGACCTGTAGGGCCCTACTAAGGAGACTAGTTGACCTTTAGGGTTCTACTAAGGAGACTAGTTGACCTGTAGGGCCCTACTAAGGAGACTAGTTGACCTTTAGGGCCCTACTAAGGAGACTAGTTTCCTGGATACTTACTGAAAGTTGATCTTTCTTTCAGGAGGAAACCGAGATCCCGTCGACGGTTTTCGTGAAGGATCCGCCTCCGTTCCCTCGCGAGGAGATTCTGGAGGAAGTCGACGAGTCGATGGCGGGTGTTGCCGACGGCAACCGTTCGGAGGAGGGGGGGTTGCACAGCATCGACCTATCATCTGACGAGGATGTCGGGCTGGAGGCGGAgctagaggaagaggaggcgtGGCCTCAAGATCTGGAGAATAACCCGGAGAAATCCAGAACGGAGAAACTGAAACGCTCCAGTCTGAAGAAGGtgagacaggtagacagacagggagagagacagggagatagacaggtagacagacagggagagagacagggagagacaggtagacagacagagacagagacaagtaaagagacaggtagacaggTAGAGAGGACAGATATATAGACAGACAGGCTTGTTTACCTCTGAGCAACATTATGGTAACAGTTTCTCTCTCCCCAGGTGGACAGTCTGAAGAAGgtgttacagacagacaggtagacagacaggtagatagtaatggtttctctctctgcaggtggACAGTCTGAAGAAGgtgttacagacagacaggtagacagacaggtagatagtaatggtttctctctctgcagctggACAGTCTGAAGAAGgtgttacagacagacaggtagacagacaggtagatagtaatggtttctctctctgcaggtggACAGTCTGAAGAAGgtgttacagacagacaggtagacagacaggtagatagTAATGGTTCTCTCCCCCCAGGTGGACAGTCTGAAGAAGACGttacaggtagacagacagacaggcagacagagagacaggtagacagacaggtagtaATGGTGTCCCTCTCCCCAGGTGGACAATCTGAAAAAGGCgttacaggcagacagacaggtagagagacagacaggcattcAGACAGGTAGTAATGGTGTCTCTCTCCCCAGGTGGACAGTCTGAAGAAGGCgttacaggcagacagacaggtagacagacagacaggcagacagacaggtagtaATGGTGTCTCTCTCCCCAGGTGGACAGTCTGAAGAAGGCGttacaggtagacagacagacaggcagacagacaggtagtaatggtctctctctctccccaggtGGACAGTCTGAAGAAGGCgttacaggcagacagacaggtagaaagacagacaggcagacagacaggtagtaATGGTCTTTCTCTCCCCAGGTGGACAGACAggtagaaagacagacaggcagacagacaggtagtaATGGTGTCTCTCTCCCCAGGTGGACAGTCTGAAGAAGGCGTTCTCCAGGCAGAACATCGAGAAGAAGATGACGAAGATCGGAACGAAGATTGTTTCTCTGGAACAACGAGATAAAATCAAACAGAAGACCTCCAGTATGTCCTTCAGCTTCGGCAAGGtatccctgtctgtctgtctgtctgtctgtctctcaaacctacctacctatctgtctgtctgtctgtctgtctgtctctcaaacctacctacctgtctgtctgtctgtctgtctctcaaacCTGTCCAGTCTGAAGGTTTCTCCCCTTCAGCTTCGGCAAGGTATACcattctgtctctctaacctacctatctgtctgtctgtctgtctgtctgtctctctctctctctaacctacctatctgtctgtctgtctaacctgTCCAGCCTGAAGGTTTCTCCCTTCAGCTTTGGCAAGgtatacctgtctgtctgtctgtctgtctgtctgtctgtctgtctgtctgtctgtctgtctgtctgtttgtctgtctgtctgtctctctaacctgtccaTCCTGAAGGTTTCTCCCATTTCCTTCAGCTTCGGCAAGgtatacctgtctgtctgtctgtccttcagCTTCAGGAAGGTAAACCtatctaacctgtctgtctgtctgtctgtctgtctgtctgtccttcagGAAGGTACTCTCCTTATTCTTATACTCAAGCATTCCCAGTTCCTCTGAGGTTTCCCAAAGATTTACCCAACATGTCCTTGAACTATCCTTTGGTTCCCTTAAGTTCCTCCAAGTTTCCCCTTAACATCTCTTAAAGGTACCCCAAGTTTACCCTTAACATCTCTTAAATGTACCCCAAGTTTACCCTTAACATTTCTCAAAGGTACCCCAAGTTCACCCGAACAACCTAAAGGTTTGACCCAAGGTTCCCCTCTTGGTAGCGAACAGAGACACAAAGTTCGGTTGTTCGGTCTGCACCAGAGTTTAAATGACCAACCGGACTATTAGTCCAAACCCTCCTAACGGTTACAGAAAGTTCTCTTAAGGTTAACTAACATTCCCACTAAAGGAATTCCCGAAGGTTCCCCTCACAATCCCCTAAGGTTCCCCCCAATGTTCCCCTCACAATCCCCTAAGGTTCCCCCCAATGTTCCCCTCACAATCCCCTAAGGTTCCCCTCACAATCCCCTAAGGTTCCCCCCAATGTTCCCCTCACAATCCCCTAAGGTTCTCCCCTAAGGTTCCCCTCACAATCCCCTAAGGTTCCCCCCAATGTTCCCCTCACAATCCCCTAAGGTTCCCCTCACAATCCCCTAAGGTTCCCCCCAATGTTCCCCTCACAATCCCCTAAGGTTCCCCTCACAATCCCCTAAGGTTCTCCCCAATGTCCCCCTCACAATCCCCTAAGGTTCTCCCCAATGTTCCCCTCACAATCCCCTAAGGTTCTCCCCAATGTTCCCCTCACAATCCCCTAAGGTTCTCCCCAATGTTCCCCTCACAATCCCCTAAGGTTCCCCCCAATGTTCCCCTCACAATCCCCTAAGGTTCCCCTCACAATCCCTTAAGGTTCCCCTCACAATCCCCTAAGGTTCCCCTCACAATCCCCTTAAGGTTCCCCTCACAATCCGCTAAGGTTCTCCCCAATGTTCCCCTCACAATCCCCCAACATTACCACCAATGTATTCTTGCCAGGTTCCCTAAAGATTCCCTCAGACTTCTCTAACGTTCCTCTTATTTTGTTCCCGTTAAGGTCCTTTAAAGATACCCAAGGTTACCCGACATGTCACTGAACAATCCTCAAGGTCTGACTCAGGGTTTCCCTAAAGTTTAGTTCTCACAAAGGGTCCACTTAGAGTCTGGGTCCACTTAGAGTCTGGGTCCACTTAGAGTCTGGGTCCACTTAGAGTCTGGTTCTACTTAGAGTCTGGGTCCACTTAGAGTCTGGATCCACTTAGAGTCTGGGTCCACTTAGAGTCTGGTTCTACTTAGAGTCTGGGTCCACTTAGAGTCTGGGTCCACTTAGAGTCTGGTTCTACTTAGAGTCTGGGTCCACTTAGAGTCTGGTTCTACTTAGAGTCTGGGTCCACTTAGAGTCTGGGTCCACTTAGAGTCTGGGTCCACTTAGAGTCTGGGTCCACTTGGTATGGTCCCTTTTATTTCGGACAGGTTTTTTTTGCCACTCTCttacctctctgtctgtctatctaacctgtctgtctctctaacctacctctctgtctgtctggttacctgtctctctctctcttacctctctgtctgtctgtgttctcAGCATCGTAGCGGCTCCGACTCTCATCCCACCGAAGCGTCTCTCCAGGAAGAGGAAGCGGTGATCCCCGAGGAGACCGACGTCCAGCTGACCTCGCCGGGAAGCACCGACCAGGAAGTAGCCTCCACCGAACAGGAAGTAGCCTTCACCAAACAGGAAGTGTCCTTCACCGAAGTTCACGCCCAGCTGGCTCCGGCCGAGCaggcagagaaagagggagaggaaaaagaggaaaaggagaaggGAGGTGATGAAGAGGAGAAGGGAGGTGATGAAGAGGAGAAGGGAGGTGATGAAGAGAAGAAGGGGGGTGATGAAGAGGAGAAGGGAGGTGATGAAGAGGGTGATGTGTCCGTGGTGTCTGAGGGAATCGGGGCAGACTACGCCCTGTCCTCCACGCTGCCTCAGGAGGAGAACCAATCATAAACACTTCAACATTTAGAGAAATCTgattcttcttctctctccttctgagCTGCTTGTTCAAGATTGAGTCTGCTgaatcaccatggcaacaacctcCGGTAGACAACCAGCCGTTCAGAATCACCGTGACAACAACCGCCGTACTTCTGTACTCTTTGGTAACGTTTAAAGATATATAAACACGGAGGTCCccctaacagacagacagacagacagacaggtagagacagacagacagacagacagacagacaggtagagacagacaaacatacagacaggtagggaagaaagacagacagacaggttaaacGGAcaggttagacagacagacaaacaggtagggaagaaagacagacagacagacagatggacagaaagttagacagacaggttagacaggcagacaggtagGACAAACagggaagacagacagacatacatagagacagacagggaagaCAGACAGTTAcctcagagagaaagagacagaggattTTAATAAATGTTGAACTGTTTCTTTAAAGTGTCGAGCTGTTTGACGACTATcatatagatatatacatatataatattatatatatatacacagtatatatatatatatatatatatatatacacagtatatatatatacactatactaTCAGATTGTCTGACATCTTTACGTATCTCCAACATTGTAACTTGTTCAGGCCGTGTTTAGTGATGTTTAAAGTTGTGAATGAAGTCGGAGACGTTTAATTCTTCAACTGATCGGAAAACGTAGAAAACTAAAACATATATCCTGAGATACACGGTTTTTAAGTTTTACTTTCTTTGTTTATTCTTGTTTTCATTGAAGAACAGCTGACTGATATACACACTAAAGATCAGCTGATCGATAACAGAGATCTGGGAGAGAAACATGGTGCTAAACAGACGCCTGGAAACCTAAATAACCTTCAAACATTCCTCTTATCTTCCACCAATCATTCCCAGACATTAGACCTGCCTGGAGGTTCCTCTTAGTTTATACTACTGTTCCTACTACCCCTTAAGTCCCCCTAAAGTTCCCCCCTAAGGTCCCCTATAAGTCCCCCTATAAGTCTCCTTAAGTCCCCCTAAAGTTCCCTCCTAAGGTCCCCTATAAGTCCCCCTAAATTCCCCTTAAGTCCCCCTATAAGTCCCCCTATAAGTCCCCTATAAGTCTCCTAAAGTTCCCCCTCTAAGTCCCCCTTAAGTCCCCCTAAGGTTCTCCTGATGTCCTCTCTTTCTGTTATTGT
The genomic region above belongs to Perca fluviatilis chromosome 24, GENO_Pfluv_1.0, whole genome shotgun sequence and contains:
- the cavin2b gene encoding caveolae-associated protein 2b, coding for MVTTETHQSQDLLVPQQNQDQQNQDLQDQDLDQVFTVSALDPEAMTQGPVNAITVLTLLDKLVHMLDAVQENQGKMEVHQVQMEGVVRGIQADMTKLSKSHSITSNTVSKLLDKSRRLSVTMKEVRDKMERQGVQVKKLEANHAHLISRNNFKVLIFQEETEIPSTVFVKDPPPFPREEILEEVDESMAGVADGNRSEEGGLHSIDLSSDEDVGLEAELEEEEAWPQDLENNPEKSRTEKLKRSSLKKVDSLKKAFSRQNIEKKMTKIGTKIVSLEQRDKIKQKTSSMSFSFGKHRSGSDSHPTEASLQEEEAVIPEETDVQLTSPGSTDQEVASTEQEVAFTKQEVSFTEVHAQLAPAEQAEKEGEEKEEKEKGGDEEEKGGDEEEKGGDEEKKGGDEEEKGGDEEGDVSVVSEGIGADYALSSTLPQEENQS